A region of the Styela clava chromosome 1, kaStyClav1.hap1.2, whole genome shotgun sequence genome:
TTGTAGTCGGCCCGTCCATATTGGGGAAGCTTGTCAAAACCTATATTTGTAATCAACTGTGAAGACTTTTATAAAACCATCTTCAtgttgatattttattgtacaGGGTACTTGAATAATGACATACCCGCAACGGGTGTAAAAAATTGGAAACTGCGAATTCGTTTAGGTGGGTGTGAAAATCTCGCTCGTCCGTGACGCTCGTCACTTTTGAAGATAAAGTGATGGGAAGGTGATGTTATTAATAAGTCCTTTGCTTTCTGCATATTTTGTTGGATAGCCTGTGTATTGAAATTGATATCGCCCTCCTACATTCAAAGAAGATTTTGTGCCATGTAGCCTAGCGATTAATTCACACCCCATTCACCGTAGTAACGTCTGTTGTCGACGACTGTTCTTGTCAACACTACACTTACTGTTCTATATGAAAACGATCTTTTTATTAACCTTCGTTCTGTCAAATTCCCTTCGGCTAAGATGTTTCGAACTAACTTCGTTCGTTTAAGATGGCATTCTGAGTAAGACGATAACCACAATTTGTCACGAGGCACACAGAAAAAAGTTATACCATTGTTTTTAAAAGCGATTTATTTCACCTCAAAAAGTTACGACTGTATACAGTcgtatatataaatgaaatatctGACATGATgaaatacgtttttttttacaattaatGGTTACACTAATTACTAAATAGTAATGTTATACTAATGTTTTtctaaatatctgaatattcaCTGTTTTAAATTTGACCACAAAAGCAGTATGAGAGTGTACAAAATATGTGTacatctaaaacaaaataatctttATTGAACCCGATCGAAGTTGAATATCATGTTTTCTTTTAGCTATTGCCTGGAGAGCACTTGCAATAGATCGTCTGCAAAATAAAAAGAAGCATTTAAATTCTTTAGGTGCATTTCAACATGCGTCCACATATACATATCAACCACGGAATAAACTGCCACAGGTTGCGCAATTTATTTCACATTGAATGAGATCGTGATGTCTCATATACGATTCTGTCATTCGTGATATTTTGATTCAGAGTCAAGTAAGGACCGTATAAAAACATGATAATTATCACCATGACAAATTAAAACCGTGTCCGTTTTGATGTCAtttaaaaatcagaaaaattgcaAACCTAAAAAACAATGCTCTTGTTGTTTTCGTGTCAAAGTAGCAAAAAGATTTGGTTGCTATCGATTGGACTACATTTTGTCATAATTCAACAAGTTACTACTAgtgagttaaaaaaaataacttaattaATAAATACCAGGTATTGAACAGTTTGTGGATTGCCTTTTGGTTTTATGCACGTCAGTGTAGGTGTACAACCGCATGGATTTCCATAACTATAAATGTGTAAAATAGTTTTACTCAACATTTAAATTGTTCATACACCATTGTTGATCTGCGTCCGGTAACTGCTCGTTTGTTTCTAATTcgccattttattttattggtgAATATTTAGCTAACTAATgttaatatttgataaaaaaacgtGACAAAAATGCTTGACACAATGTCCACCAGAATAGCTTTTTTCGAATAAACTTAGTACAAGCATTGTACAATGCAAAATGTAATACGAGTATTCACATCCAAACTATGATGAAGTATGGTAAAATGTCTCTATGTAGTACTATAGAAAGTGAGAAACTGTATTGTTGCTTACTTGCATTCGTATGATTCGAGAAAGTTACAATGTGCCGGTCCTCTAGGCGCCGGAATGTAACATTTTGTGGCACATTCTTCGTCGACGGCGTCGACAGGTGGATATGGCGGGTCATTTGGACAAAATGCTCCGGGATTTAACGCTCTGTAAGGCAAAGGGGTTTGTAGCACAGTTCACAATTTTAAAGTTGATATGATTACAATACATCTTTGAACGCTACACGATATAATAGTGTAAAATCTTATATAGTATCTATGTAAAGTATTTTCCAAAGATTTAAAATCATGATCTGGCTCAACAATCGTTTATAATCGAATGACTATTCATTTACTAATACGAATAATTCCTAATAATTTGGATCTACTTAGATAGCGATTAAATACCATATAAACTACTGCAGCTGACATAAATCTatacttacatttttgataCAAATTGGCATCTCGGCAAACCATCATATGGGCAATTCTGTAAAACATAATATTTTAGatataaaataactaaaaagtTTGCACTCGAACTAAACCACTACTGAAGGATACTCATTGAATCATATTATTCATTACAAGAAATGCATTGACTTAgaataaaattagattttattgtataatagcAATTGTTCAAAAAATCTGATGTAACTGTAAGAGATTGCATCCCATGCAAAATAGAGGAAATCAATTCGGAACGAAAATCTGTTGAGAAACATTAGCTTTTTCAAAGATATTTACACAacaatcttcatttttattggATTAAATTGCTTTTGGTTATTCCGACAAAATAATTTGTAGATTTGAACTACACGTTTACGttagataaatattttatgaatttttgctaaaaattgtgtttttaacCAACCTCAAGTACTTTTATGTCTGGAAATTGTGCTCCTCGACAGCTATAGAACACCATGTATAAAACAGCAAGCTTTACCGGGATATCCATAACTGTTTCTTCGCGAGATAGTATGGTCATCAACCTTGCACGCCCAGcgaatttatttcaattcaacaTGCCCTCGGGGAAATTTCCCGACCTTCAAATGCTGGCGATTTCAACTTATTCCACAAATAgtacataatttatttattttcatacaacGCTTATCCACGTCTTTCGCTTCTGACATTTTTAAAAGATCCTGATTTTTTTCGGATTTGACATTGTCCTAGCTTCATACCCTTTCAAACATTTTACGACTATATCACAATTTATTATCACATATGCTGAAGAGTTTTCAACCTTGGAGTGGCATACTCACATTTTTAACATTTGTTATCATACGAAATATGTGTCAAAACAGaagtagttttttttatttgatgaatCTTGGAAAAAAAGgagcttccgaagtatgtgcaccaagatggcgcacaacctgaacacagcatgtttaccaggctagggttcgtattgtgcggcatcttggtgcacatacttcgggagagCCAAAACAAATGCACAAGTATGATGTGCAAAAACGTGTTTCAGCGGGTGACTTAAACGTTGTGCGaactatttttaataaatgtttaataacatatttttttaaaaatcttttTCATATGACAAACGAAACCGAATGCTTCGACCTGTTTCACTATATGTATTAGCAAATCAAGTTGATTTGTCTGCTCGTTTGGAAGTGGCacaagttttaaaaacaatcaaacttaatacaaccaaataatGAAATCTTACAAAGAATGCTATTTTAGACAAGTCCAGTTCGAGTAACGAAACCTTAATTAACCCAAAAGCATAGTTTTTCGTCTGTTCAATAATTATCGAATTAAGAATAAGAGTAGGCCTAATTCTAAAGCTCATTTGAAGAGAATTAGTCCCAAAATCCAGAAATACATCATTATTGTTCTAATGACCTCGTTATTATTAACAGTATCGGAAAGTATAACGCACACGTCTTTGTAAAACATCGTTTTCGGGATTGAGCGCTATGTGCAGAAATAATTATGGACAATTATCACTTACTCAacgaagaaaatttcaaataattaccTTCATTCCAACTAGGTAAATTACCGTTGagctttaatttatttttaacaaaatgcgcaataaaaatcgaaaataaaaacaatttttttttaaaacaattttacaaTGATTTTTGTCCAGTTTGTATCCAGGAATACGTAAAAATAGCCATTTCTATAggataatttaataaatatattgtgcACATAATTATGATAAgctaaattttgttatattatagCCGTAACTgatcttttgtagaaagcctccgtcaaaaaaaaaagcttaaaataaaaaatgagtaattataCAGTCACAATTCATATCAATACAACTCATTGATGGAATTCAGCACTGAAATCAGCAATGGCCCAGGGGTTAGCGAACGCGCATTTACTTAAAACGTGGCGATCGCAATCTGTATTACTTGAAACGTGTCGgggctgtttttttttcaaattggtggAGACTTTCTACAAAAGATCCGCCCTAGCTTGTATTAGTTCATATCGAAGAAAATTTTAACACGAGAAAGCAATGCTTAAATGTATGAACTCGAAAGCCAAAACGATGTAGTACGAGTatgcaatttttcaataattttttttttcacttcaggCCAGCGGCAGCGCAGTCTTCGCGACTTCGCCTGAACATCAGCTAGTGACGAATCCGAACGAGGAACCGCCACAACCGCAATTTTGATAACGtctcgcacacaaaaaacgaattccatagaggccacatgaatttttgaaataaataaaagtaatagtcttctagcgaCAAATACATCTTTAACTACGGAAAATGTTGAAGCAATTGACAGCGAATACAGAGTAAAGCGATTTTTCATAACATCAAGTGGAAAAATATCCAAACGAATTCATATGCCACTTCGTGTTTAATAATACACAATTTATACATAACGTCGTCGCACACAAGAAATTAATCCCATATAGGtcacagaaaatttttgcaaaCATTTGAAGTAATTGagaagaaaagcgattttttttattacaacaaGAGAATAAATACAAAATGTCAAAACGATACTTCGTGTTTCATAACAAAACGATTAATTTCGTATCCAAAAGCATTCTTGATCTTGTGTATCGTGGCACTGTGACGTTATATAAAGCGAAAACGCAACCGAAGCATACTGTGAGTTTTAGGCCACATAAACGTGGGCACTAAGACCCAAGGTCAGTTTCAACCTATTTGTTTAAATCTTCTCTCCAATATTATAATTGTCAAATGTATCTGACCAATTACGCGGCGTAGCTTCGGAACTTCCAGTCGATGGTAAAAAGTTTGGAAATGACATTCAAAAACAGGTTTCGAACCAGCTGGAGCCTGGAGAAATAAACTTATACGCTGTCTATATCTTATTATTGCTCGAAaacattcattattattatttgcattCGTCATAttctacaaaaaataaaaatcaatttatggtgcgtgacaaatatttttaatccgCCCGACAAATTAATGCAATTTGTGTCAGATTGTAAGAATGTGTTTCCCACATCGATGGAATTCAATTCCGATCCTCCATGGCTGCAAACCATTGGACTGACTCGAATATATGGAGGACAATGGATTGACTTTATTTATTGCAAGCCAAATCTTTTTGGATAGGAGTCGACTTTTGATATAATCTCATACAACTGGATACCATTGCgtaataaattgaatgaaatttctaTTTGGTCGGtacaaaataggaaaatttataattgtaacCGATTGCATAGGTTCTTGTGAAACCAGCTGTATGTGTTTAcattaaatttgatattttattgagccACATACTCTCAACAAGCGTGAGATATTCCACTGCAAACTTATTTGAGTTGATGTTGAAATCTCGCTCACTCGTGACGCATATTTCACATCCATTCACTACGTTCGGTATAACATGTGCTTGTCAAGATATGTTATATAGAAACCTTTTTTCTAATAACCATCGTTCTGTCAAATTTTCTTCTACCAAGCTGTTTGGAACTAACTTTGTCTGTTTTAGATTGCATTCACGATACCCGCAGTTCTTACGATAAACTCGAAAGAAGTTATACTGTATGCCATTGCAATATCAGAAGAGTtttatttcacataaaaaacgaCTACATACACGAGATATCCGACATGACGAATTGCGTATAATATTACAATTGATGGGCTGTATTACATTAATCTTTGTCcaagcaaaaatatatatatataaaagatatcGACCAAATATCTAAACATTAACACTAAAGTCAAAATATGTATCATTTCGATGTATACTGGCGGGCATTGTTATATTGAACTCAAGTTAAGTagaatatcatattttttcacGAGAGCGTAAATTTCGTCATTAGATGCAACTGCAGTAGGTCGCCTGCAAATGtaagaaaaacaattaaaattttcggaGAGCATCGCACTTTCTACGGGCATAAACATACCAACTACTGCACAATCTGACATCGCCAGCACAATCTGCAATTTTGATGAGATGCTGAGTCTCATATTCTAGAAGGATGTATGCCAAACCGTGATATTTTGGTTCGCTGTCCGATTCAGTTTATATTAGTACCGCATGAAAACACAGTATTTTTCaccaatcaaattaaaaacgtATCCGTCCTTGATGTCATTCAGGATTGTGGCAGTAAAAAGGCAAAGAATAGTTGTTTCTGAGtttaaaaaataacttaattaATGAATACACGATAATGAACAGTTTCATGATTGCCATGTGGTTTCAGGTAAACCTCTGCAGGTGAACAACTGCACGGATTTCCAGCactgaaaatatataaagatattttactCAACATTCGAATCGTTCATACACAATAGTTGATCTTatccggtatttggtaagactgTTTCTTATTCGCCATATTACTTTATTGATGCCAAATAGCTAACTGATGTTAATATCTGATAAAAAAACGAGACCAAAATACGGagaataaataatacaaacaaCATGTATGGTTGCCTCCAACACACTCTCGGGAGAATTTCTCGCCATAACAATGATGGCGATTTCCACTTATTTCACATATTGTACTTGCACATAACATCATTTTATACAATGGTCAAGCACGCTTTTCGCTCTTAATCATTTCTGGGACCtcctaaagtatgcgcaccaagatagcgcataacctgaactcaggttgtgtacctgtaccaggttagggtttaggttatgcgacatcttggtgcgcatacttcaggagtacccatttcTGGAAGGTCGGGATTCTTTCGGACCTCAACCGTCTCAAACATTTAGGGATTTATTACAGATTTATCGAATGCTGAAGATGGGTTTGATTTTCAATCTTTAAATGGAATTTAATTATGTAAATAATTCTATTTTCATTAGCATACGAATTATGAGTCAAAACAGTAGTTTTGTCGAACAAGTA
Encoded here:
- the LOC120347410 gene encoding uncharacterized protein LOC120347410 isoform X1 encodes the protein MTILSREETVMDIPVKLAVLYMVFYSCRGAQFPDIKVLENCPYDGLPRCQFVSKIALNPGAFCPNDPPYPPVDAVDEECATKCYIPAPRGPAHCNFLESYECNYGNPCGCTPTLTCIKPKGNPQTVQYLTIYCKCSPGNS
- the LOC120347410 gene encoding uncharacterized protein LOC120347410 isoform X2 is translated as MTILSREETVMDIPVKLAVLYMVFYSCRGAQFPDIKVLENCPYDGLPRCQFVSKIALNPGAFCPNDPPYPPVDAVDEECATKCYIPAPRGPAHCNFLESYECKRSIASALQAIAKRKHDIQLRSGSIKIILF